One genomic segment of Synechocystis sp. LKSZ1 includes these proteins:
- a CDS encoding sensor histidine kinase KdpD: MISQRRGRHKIFIGMAPGVGKTFKMLEEAQDLKEEGIDVVIGLLETHGREETAEQAEGLEQIPRQRIACGEKFLTEMDTEAIVQRSPKLALIDELAHTNVPGSVREKRYQDVEVILAAGIDVYSTVNIQHIESLNDLVAKITGIVVRERIPDRILEEANEIVVVDVTPETLEERLLEGKIYAPEKIQTALTHFFQRRHLIALRELALREVADTVEEDGNHSPSPSPTWSIHERVMVCVSTYAHSLRLLRRAGRIANYMNAELIAIFVDKPDAFLTKAETLHLETCERICREFGGQFLRVTSHDIPQAIADMAEQKRITQIVIGESQQARWPRFFRRSFTQRLMDLIWHKNIDLHIIATEK; this comes from the coding sequence GTGATCAGTCAGCGGCGGGGCAGACATAAAATCTTTATCGGCATGGCCCCAGGGGTCGGTAAAACCTTCAAGATGCTGGAGGAGGCCCAGGACCTCAAAGAGGAAGGGATCGATGTGGTGATTGGCCTCTTGGAAACCCATGGCAGAGAAGAGACTGCTGAACAAGCGGAAGGGTTAGAACAAATTCCACGTCAACGAATTGCCTGTGGGGAAAAGTTTCTGACCGAAATGGATACGGAGGCGATTGTCCAACGCTCACCGAAACTGGCCTTGATTGATGAACTGGCCCATACTAATGTGCCGGGATCTGTGAGAGAAAAACGCTACCAGGATGTCGAAGTGATCCTAGCGGCGGGAATTGATGTCTATTCCACCGTCAATATTCAACACATCGAAAGCTTGAATGACCTAGTGGCCAAAATTACCGGGATTGTGGTGCGGGAACGCATTCCCGACCGAATTTTGGAAGAAGCCAATGAAATTGTGGTTGTGGATGTCACCCCAGAAACCCTAGAAGAACGCCTTCTAGAGGGAAAGATCTACGCCCCGGAGAAAATTCAAACGGCCCTCACCCATTTTTTCCAACGGCGTCACCTGATTGCCCTACGGGAACTGGCCCTGCGAGAAGTTGCGGATACCGTCGAAGAGGACGGCAACCATTCGCCCTCACCTTCACCCACCTGGAGTATCCATGAGCGCGTCATGGTCTGTGTTTCCACCTATGCCCATTCCCTGCGTCTGCTCCGGCGAGCCGGCCGCATTGCCAATTATATGAATGCAGAACTCATTGCTATTTTTGTGGATAAACCGGATGCTTTTCTGACCAAGGCTGAAACCCTGCACCTGGAAACCTGCGAGCGCATCTGCCGGGAATTTGGGGGCCAATTTCTGCGGGTGACCAGCCACGATATTCCCCAAGCGATTGCCGACATGGCCGAACAAAAACGGATTACGCAGATCGTGATTGGGGAAAGTCAACAGGCCCGTTGGCCTCGTTTTTTTCGTCGTTCCTTTACCCAGCGCCTGATGGATCTCATTTGGCATAAAAATATTGACCTCCACATCATCGCCACAGAAAAGTGA
- the thiC gene encoding phosphomethylpyrimidine synthase, giving the protein MRADWVAKRQGHSNVSQMHYARQGVITEEMSYVAQRENLPVELIRDEVARGRMIIPANINHTNLEPMAIGIASKCKVNANIGASPNSSNIDEEVAKLKLAVKYGADTVMDLSTGGGDLDVIRTAIINASPVPIGTVPIYQALESVHGSIENLTPDDFLHIIEKHAQQGVDYMTIHAGLLIEYLPLVKTRITGIVSRGGGIIAKWMLHHHKQNPLYTHFNEIIEIFKKYDVSFSLGDSLRPGCTHDASDDAQLSELKTLGQLTRKAWEHDVQVMVEGPGHVPMDQIEFNVKKQMEECSEAPFYVLGPLVTDIAPGYDHITSAIGAAIAGWHGTAMLCYVTPKEHLGLPNAEDVRNGLIAYKIAAHAADIARHRPGARDRDDQLSTARYNFDWNRQFELSLDPERAREYHDETLPADIYKTAEFCSMCGPKFCPMQTKVDAEMLEELEVFLAKDKEVVAQR; this is encoded by the coding sequence ATGAGAGCAGATTGGGTTGCGAAACGGCAGGGACACAGCAATGTTTCCCAGATGCACTACGCCCGTCAAGGGGTGATCACCGAAGAAATGAGCTATGTAGCTCAGCGGGAAAACCTGCCGGTGGAGTTGATTCGTGATGAAGTGGCCCGGGGCCGGATGATTATTCCTGCCAACATCAACCACACCAACCTAGAACCGATGGCCATTGGCATCGCCTCGAAGTGTAAGGTGAATGCCAATATCGGAGCCTCTCCCAATTCCTCCAACATCGATGAGGAAGTGGCCAAGCTGAAACTAGCCGTTAAGTACGGCGCTGATACGGTGATGGATCTCTCCACGGGGGGCGGAGATTTGGATGTGATCCGTACCGCTATTATTAATGCTTCTCCCGTTCCCATCGGCACCGTGCCCATCTACCAGGCCCTGGAAAGTGTCCACGGCAGTATCGAAAACCTCACCCCCGATGATTTCCTGCACATCATCGAAAAGCACGCCCAGCAAGGGGTGGACTACATGACCATCCACGCCGGCCTGTTGATCGAATACTTGCCCTTGGTCAAAACCCGGATCACCGGCATTGTCTCTCGCGGCGGCGGTATTATCGCCAAATGGATGCTCCATCACCATAAGCAAAATCCCCTCTATACCCACTTCAACGAGATCATCGAAATCTTTAAAAAATACGATGTCTCCTTCAGCTTGGGGGATTCCCTGCGGCCCGGCTGTACCCATGATGCCTCCGATGATGCCCAATTGTCGGAACTAAAAACCCTGGGCCAATTGACCCGCAAGGCCTGGGAACACGATGTGCAAGTGATGGTAGAAGGGCCTGGCCATGTGCCCATGGATCAGATCGAATTTAACGTCAAAAAACAAATGGAAGAGTGCTCGGAAGCGCCCTTCTACGTCCTCGGCCCCTTGGTAACGGATATTGCTCCCGGTTATGACCACATTACTTCTGCCATTGGGGCGGCCATTGCCGGTTGGCACGGAACCGCCATGCTCTGCTACGTCACGCCGAAGGAACACCTGGGCCTGCCTAACGCTGAAGATGTCCGTAACGGTCTAATCGCTTACAAAATTGCGGCCCACGCGGCGGATATTGCCCGCCATCGGCCGGGGGCCCGGGACCGCGACGATCAATTGTCCACTGCCCGTTATAACTTTGATTGGAATCGCCAGTTTGAACTATCTCTAGATCCAGAACGGGCGCGGGAATACCACGACGAAACCCTACCAGCAGATATCTACAAAACTGCCGAATTTTGCTCCATGTGTGGGCCGAAGTTCTGTCCGATGCAAACCAAGGTGGATGCGGAAATGCTGGAAGAATTAGAAGTCTTCCTCGCGAAAGATAAGGAAGTAGTGGCCCAACGCTAA
- the argJ gene encoding bifunctional ornithine acetyltransferase/N-acetylglutamate synthase — MTDWRVIDGSITAPKGFKAAGITAGLKPSGAPDLALIYSESEAIAAGVFTTSQVRAACVDYCRQRLQAKASARAILINAGQANAATGSQGWDDAQESAQLLAQSLNLAPESILLASTGVIGQRIKMEALRSGIPQVVAALSETGGAAAAQAIITTDLISKSVALETLIDGRPVRIGGIAKGSGMIHPNMATMLAFITCDAAVSTTLWQQMLSRAADKSFNQITVDGDTSTNDALIALANGQSRTPAITEAGPQAQTLEAMLTAVCEHLAKAIARDGEGATCLIEVQVSGATDDTAARKIARTIAGSSLVKSAIFGRDPNWGRIAGAAGRAGATFRQEDLQIKLGPFTLMENGQPLPFDRPAASAYLKQAAAGAYLQEDTVLISVCVGNGSGTGVAWGCDLSYDYVRINAEYTT, encoded by the coding sequence ATGACTGATTGGCGCGTCATTGATGGCAGTATTACAGCTCCTAAGGGATTTAAGGCCGCTGGGATTACGGCCGGCCTTAAACCCTCTGGGGCTCCCGATTTGGCCCTGATCTATTCTGAGTCGGAAGCCATTGCCGCCGGAGTCTTTACCACCAGCCAAGTTCGAGCTGCCTGTGTGGATTACTGTCGCCAGCGTCTCCAGGCCAAGGCCAGTGCCCGCGCCATCCTCATCAATGCGGGCCAGGCCAATGCCGCCACTGGTAGTCAGGGTTGGGATGATGCCCAAGAATCTGCGCAACTCCTAGCCCAGTCCCTCAATCTGGCCCCGGAATCAATTCTGCTGGCCTCAACGGGAGTGATTGGCCAACGGATTAAAATGGAGGCCCTGCGGTCTGGGATTCCCCAAGTTGTGGCCGCCCTTTCGGAAACCGGCGGTGCCGCCGCGGCCCAGGCTATTATTACAACGGATCTCATCAGTAAAAGCGTGGCCCTGGAAACCCTAATTGATGGCCGCCCTGTCCGCATTGGCGGCATTGCCAAGGGGTCGGGTATGATCCATCCCAATATGGCAACGATGTTGGCCTTTATTACCTGTGATGCCGCCGTTTCAACGACGCTATGGCAACAGATGCTCAGCCGGGCCGCCGATAAAAGTTTTAACCAAATTACGGTAGATGGTGATACCAGCACCAATGATGCGTTAATTGCCCTGGCTAATGGTCAATCCCGGACGCCGGCCATCACGGAAGCCGGCCCCCAGGCCCAAACACTAGAAGCGATGTTGACGGCAGTTTGTGAACATTTGGCCAAGGCCATTGCGCGGGATGGGGAAGGGGCCACCTGCCTTATTGAAGTCCAAGTCAGTGGCGCCACTGACGATACCGCCGCTCGAAAAATTGCCCGTACCATTGCGGGGTCTTCTCTGGTGAAATCAGCTATTTTTGGTCGGGATCCTAACTGGGGCCGCATTGCCGGGGCCGCGGGCCGAGCCGGTGCCACTTTCCGGCAAGAAGACCTACAAATCAAGCTGGGGCCCTTTACCCTGATGGAAAACGGCCAGCCCCTCCCCTTTGACCGGCCCGCCGCCAGTGCCTACCTCAAACAAGCGGCTGCCGGGGCCTATCTCCAGGAAGATACCGTCCTGATTTCCGTCTGTGTCGGTAACGGTTCTGGGACGGGCGTGGCCTGGGGCTGTGACCTAAGTTATGATTACGTCCGCATTAATGCTGAATATACCACCTAG
- the ilvN gene encoding acetolactate synthase small subunit — translation MKHTLSVLVEDEAGVLTRIAGLFARRGYNIESLAVGPAEQGGVSRITMVVPGDDSTIEQLTKQLYKLINVLKVQDITQTPCVERELMLVKVSAAAVNRAEVIELAQVFRARIVDISEETVTIEVVGDPGKMVAIIQMLAKFGIREVARTGKIALVRESGVNTEYLKSLEAKI, via the coding sequence ATGAAACATACGCTCTCTGTTTTGGTAGAAGATGAAGCAGGCGTTTTGACTCGTATCGCCGGACTCTTTGCGCGACGGGGCTACAATATCGAAAGCTTGGCCGTTGGGCCGGCAGAACAGGGAGGGGTGTCTCGGATCACGATGGTGGTACCGGGAGACGATAGCACCATTGAGCAGTTAACCAAACAGCTTTATAAACTGATCAATGTCCTCAAGGTTCAAGATATCACCCAAACTCCCTGTGTTGAGCGAGAACTCATGCTAGTCAAGGTGAGTGCGGCGGCAGTGAATCGCGCGGAAGTGATCGAGTTGGCCCAGGTATTTCGGGCCCGCATTGTCGATATTTCCGAGGAAACCGTCACCATTGAGGTGGTCGGCGATCCGGGTAAAATGGTCGCCATTATTCAAATGCTGGCCAAGTTTGGTATTCGAGAAGTGGCCCGCACCGGTAAAATTGCCCTCGTCCGGGAATCGGGGGTTAATACTGAATATCTCAAATCTCTAGAAGCCAAGATTTAG
- a CDS encoding DUF2499 domain-containing protein, translating to MNALSLPTWMIHVSSVIEWIAAMALVGRYAQVSQRPHWQALAWGMLPALVSALCACTWHFFDNRESLDWLVTLQASMTVLGNCTLCLAAWWIWRQSRPTKIGPLD from the coding sequence ATGAATGCCCTGTCTCTGCCCACCTGGATGATCCATGTTTCCAGCGTGATTGAATGGATCGCGGCCATGGCCCTGGTCGGACGCTACGCCCAGGTTAGCCAACGGCCTCATTGGCAGGCTCTCGCTTGGGGGATGTTACCGGCCCTAGTCAGTGCTCTCTGCGCCTGTACTTGGCATTTTTTTGATAACCGAGAAAGCCTCGATTGGTTAGTGACCCTCCAGGCCAGTATGACAGTGCTGGGTAATTGCACCCTTTGCTTAGCGGCCTGGTGGATTTGGCGGCAAAGCCGGCCGACAAAAATCGGCCCCTTAGACTAA
- the lpxD gene encoding UDP-3-O-(3-hydroxymyristoyl)glucosamine N-acyltransferase, which yields MQFRDLVDRLGPLVQAHSLTVKTDRDPMIVGVAALAEAPPQSLSYVEGVKFASLIATTNARALIIPCDETIQSLCEDREMAWIAVKDPRLAFAQAISLFYQPFRPPAGIHPTAIIDPSVILGQDLYLGPHVVIHAGVTLGDRVCIHANSVVYPGVSIGEGTILHANCTIHERTQIGPDCVIHSGAVIGAEGFGFVPTAEGWFKMEQSGLVVLERGVEVGCNSAIDRPAVGETRIGQYTKLDNLVHIAHGCHIGQACAMAAQVGVAGGVTIGNRVILAGQVGVANQSKIGDGAIASAQTGIHGEVAPGEVVSGSPHVPNRLYLKASAIYKRLPELYQTVKQLAKKS from the coding sequence ATGCAATTCCGTGACCTTGTTGACCGTCTAGGCCCTCTGGTGCAGGCCCATAGCTTGACTGTGAAAACTGACCGCGATCCCATGATTGTGGGAGTCGCCGCTTTGGCTGAGGCTCCCCCCCAAAGTCTGAGCTATGTTGAGGGGGTAAAGTTTGCATCGCTGATTGCCACCACCAACGCCAGGGCCTTGATTATTCCCTGCGATGAAACAATTCAGTCCCTGTGTGAAGACCGGGAGATGGCCTGGATTGCGGTGAAAGACCCGCGTCTGGCCTTTGCTCAGGCCATTAGTTTGTTCTACCAACCCTTTCGACCCCCGGCAGGCATTCATCCCACGGCAATTATTGATCCCTCGGTGATCCTGGGGCAGGATCTTTACCTTGGCCCCCATGTGGTGATTCATGCTGGCGTGACGTTGGGTGATCGGGTCTGTATCCATGCCAATAGCGTTGTCTATCCTGGGGTGAGTATCGGGGAAGGGACAATTCTTCATGCCAACTGTACGATTCATGAGCGGACGCAAATAGGCCCAGATTGTGTGATTCATAGCGGTGCCGTGATCGGGGCCGAAGGTTTTGGTTTTGTACCCACCGCCGAAGGCTGGTTCAAAATGGAGCAGTCCGGTCTTGTCGTCCTCGAGCGCGGGGTTGAGGTGGGCTGCAATAGTGCCATTGACCGGCCCGCCGTGGGGGAAACTCGTATTGGTCAATACACCAAACTCGATAATCTGGTTCATATCGCCCATGGTTGTCACATTGGCCAGGCCTGCGCTATGGCGGCTCAGGTGGGGGTAGCCGGTGGCGTCACCATTGGTAATCGCGTTATCCTAGCGGGCCAAGTCGGGGTGGCCAACCAGTCCAAAATTGGTGACGGGGCCATTGCCTCTGCCCAAACCGGTATCCATGGAGAAGTGGCCCCTGGGGAAGTGGTGTCAGGGAGTCCCCATGTTCCTAATCGCCTTTACCTAAAGGCATCTGCTATCTATAAGCGTCTGCCGGAACTCTATCAAACCGTCAAACAATTGGCCAAAAAATCATGA
- a CDS encoding EVE domain-containing protein: MNYWLMKSEPTTYSIDHLQAEQVTLWDGVRNYQARNFLRQMCIGDQAFFYHSNCQPPAIVGLMQVTAAQVVDPTQFDPQSDYYDPKARPEAPRWQTVQVTFLEKWPRPISLATLKTTFSPEELDVVKKGNRLSVMPVALPIAERLLALAYN; this comes from the coding sequence ATGAACTATTGGCTGATGAAATCGGAACCTACGACCTACAGCATTGACCACCTCCAAGCCGAACAGGTCACCCTCTGGGATGGCGTTCGTAATTACCAGGCCCGTAATTTTCTCCGGCAGATGTGCATCGGCGATCAGGCCTTTTTCTACCATTCCAATTGCCAACCCCCGGCGATTGTGGGACTGATGCAGGTGACGGCGGCGCAAGTCGTTGACCCGACCCAGTTTGACCCCCAGAGTGATTATTACGACCCCAAGGCCCGCCCCGAAGCCCCCCGCTGGCAGACAGTACAAGTAACCTTTCTGGAAAAATGGCCCCGGCCCATTTCCTTAGCAACGCTCAAAACGACCTTTAGCCCGGAGGAGTTGGACGTCGTTAAAAAAGGAAATCGTCTGTCGGTGATGCCCGTGGCCCTCCCCATTGCAGAACGTCTGCTGGCCCTGGCTTATAATTGA